A genome region from Aurantiacibacter sp. MUD61 includes the following:
- a CDS encoding penicillin-binding protein 1A has translation MSDDFDADPATGTASFSRRLSRGGQGAWANIAEAWRTRKWLRLLFYALGGGLLLAVVGWFVLAWNLPDAETLLDYEPNLPTVVRGIDGEIVHRFERERRVELNYRDLPEQLVNAYVSAEDETFWSHNGIDAGGFVGAVIDYVSKIGSGERAVGGSTITQQVAKNILVGNEYSITRKLKEMILATRIEGVLEKEEIMTLYLNEIPLGRRSYGVQAAALAYFDKDADELELHEMAYLAALTPAPERYSRSANFDIARERRNLVLRQMEDNGYITEDEMRTAQAMPLGIVDGQRQSRSADAGYFLEEVRRELIAQFGEESEDGRNSVYAGGLWVRTSLDTEVQEAARNSLRGALLRYHGNRGYTGPIATLNPDNGSLTSQLASSYISINYEDWRIGVVTATDGGARIGFANGDESPLSGAPNSISVGDVVAASPSGDGWRLRGVPEVSGGFLAMQPDTGRILAMQGGFDSRLGDFNRAVQANRQPGSTVKPFVYAAGIDAGMTPASMIPDTQYCYYQGSNLGEKCFTNFGGGRGGGEYPMRYGLEQSKNLMTVHIAMDAGMENVIQTFRDVELEPEDIQYQPYPAYSLGSGETTVERITAAYAAMVNHGRLNDPTVIDYVQDRDGNVIWRADERECTGCNMDEWDGGSMPRFGRTGRQAMDARTAFQTVHMLTGTVQRGTATRLRDLDIPMFGKTGTSTGPTNAWFVGGSPDIVAGTYIGFDTPRNMGGWIQGGNTAVPIFRQFVEETPGHWSGRPFSAPNGVRMVRIDRRTGSRVFDAWPSDDPLSTVIWEAFQPDTEPRRSARQDEIDAMRELIIAQLRRRERGPSTDSGPTEEPESFAEEQGGIY, from the coding sequence ATGAGTGACGATTTCGACGCCGATCCCGCAACCGGGACTGCCAGCTTTTCCCGCCGTCTGTCGCGCGGGGGGCAGGGCGCATGGGCAAATATTGCGGAGGCGTGGCGCACACGCAAATGGCTGCGCCTGCTGTTCTATGCGCTGGGCGGCGGTTTGCTGCTGGCGGTCGTTGGGTGGTTTGTGCTCGCCTGGAACCTGCCGGACGCTGAGACCTTGCTCGATTACGAGCCCAACCTGCCAACGGTTGTGCGCGGGATCGATGGTGAGATCGTACACCGTTTCGAGCGCGAGCGGCGCGTTGAGCTGAATTACCGCGACCTGCCGGAGCAGTTGGTCAACGCCTATGTCTCCGCCGAAGACGAAACTTTCTGGTCGCATAATGGCATCGACGCGGGCGGCTTTGTCGGCGCCGTCATCGACTACGTATCGAAAATCGGTTCGGGGGAGCGCGCTGTCGGCGGCTCCACGATCACGCAGCAGGTCGCCAAGAACATTCTTGTCGGCAACGAATATTCGATCACCCGCAAGCTGAAGGAAATGATCCTCGCAACACGTATCGAAGGCGTGCTGGAAAAAGAGGAGATCATGACCCTCTACCTGAACGAAATCCCGCTCGGTCGCAGGTCCTACGGCGTGCAGGCTGCAGCGCTGGCGTATTTCGACAAGGATGCAGACGAGCTCGAACTGCATGAGATGGCTTATCTCGCCGCGCTGACTCCAGCGCCGGAACGTTACAGCCGGTCGGCCAATTTCGACATCGCCCGCGAGCGCCGCAATCTGGTTCTCCGCCAGATGGAAGACAATGGCTACATCACGGAAGACGAAATGCGCACCGCGCAGGCCATGCCGCTGGGTATTGTCGATGGGCAGCGCCAGTCGCGTTCTGCCGATGCTGGCTATTTCCTTGAAGAGGTACGCCGCGAACTCATCGCGCAGTTCGGTGAAGAGTCGGAAGATGGTCGTAACAGCGTTTACGCAGGCGGGCTGTGGGTGCGCACTTCGCTCGATACCGAAGTTCAGGAAGCAGCGCGCAATTCGCTGCGTGGAGCATTGCTGCGCTATCACGGAAACCGCGGATATACCGGCCCGATCGCGACGCTGAATCCGGATAACGGCAGCCTGACCTCGCAGCTCGCAAGCTCCTACATCTCGATCAATTACGAAGATTGGCGCATCGGCGTTGTCACCGCGACCGATGGCGGCGCTCGGATTGGCTTTGCCAATGGCGATGAGAGCCCGCTTTCGGGCGCGCCCAATTCGATCAGCGTCGGGGACGTGGTCGCTGCTTCGCCGTCGGGCGATGGCTGGCGTCTGCGGGGTGTGCCGGAAGTTTCCGGTGGCTTCCTCGCGATGCAGCCCGATACCGGCCGAATTCTTGCGATGCAGGGCGGTTTTGACAGTCGTCTCGGTGATTTCAACCGCGCGGTGCAGGCCAACCGCCAGCCCGGATCGACTGTAAAGCCCTTCGTCTATGCCGCCGGTATCGATGCCGGGATGACGCCGGCAAGCATGATCCCCGATACGCAATATTGCTATTACCAGGGCAGCAATCTGGGCGAGAAATGCTTCACCAACTTCGGTGGTGGCCGTGGCGGCGGTGAGTATCCGATGCGCTACGGGCTCGAGCAGTCCAAGAACCTCATGACTGTGCATATCGCGATGGATGCGGGCATGGAAAATGTCATCCAGACGTTCCGCGATGTCGAGCTGGAACCGGAGGATATCCAGTACCAGCCCTATCCCGCCTATTCGCTTGGCTCGGGTGAGACCACGGTTGAACGCATCACCGCAGCCTATGCCGCGATGGTCAATCATGGCCGCCTGAACGATCCGACGGTGATCGACTATGTGCAGGACCGTGATGGCAATGTGATCTGGCGCGCGGATGAGCGCGAATGCACCGGCTGCAACATGGATGAATGGGATGGCGGCTCCATGCCTCGTTTCGGTCGCACCGGGCGTCAGGCAATGGATGCGCGCACTGCTTTCCAGACGGTCCACATGCTGACCGGCACCGTCCAGCGCGGTACGGCAACGCGACTTCGCGATCTCGACATTCCGATGTTCGGCAAGACCGGTACCAGCACTGGCCCGACCAATGCCTGGTTCGTCGGCGGTAGCCCGGACATCGTGGCGGGGACTTACATCGGCTTCGATACGCCGAGGAACATGGGTGGCTGGATTCAGGGCGGCAACACGGCCGTGCCGATTTTCCGCCAGTTCGTTGAGGAGACTCCCGGTCACTGGAGTGGCAGGCCGTTCTCGGCGCCAAACGGCGTTCGCATGGTCCGCATCGATCGGCGCACGGGCAGCCGTGTGTTTGATGCCTGGCCTAGCGACGATCCCTTGTCGACCGTGATCTGGGAAGCTTTCCAGCCCGACACCGAACCGCGACGAAGTGCGCGCCAGGATGAAATCGACGCCATGCGCGAACTCATCATCGCGCAATTGAGGCGGAGGGAGCGCGGCCCGAGTACCGACAGTGGCCCGACTGAGGAGCCGGAGAGCTTTGCCGAGGAGCAGGGCGGCATTTACTGA